A genomic region of Haliotis asinina isolate JCU_RB_2024 chromosome 1, JCU_Hal_asi_v2, whole genome shotgun sequence contains the following coding sequences:
- the LOC137287927 gene encoding fibrinogen C domain-containing protein 1-like, protein MVFRLCLCIVLLVGGGYANISGDYCQVLDNYDTFKTSMDNFLASRDETCGSTDMRSDCRSILDEFPETEDGVYRIKPTDGKGSFLAYCDMTGGGWLVFQRRLDGSEDFYRTWFEYMDGFGNLTREFWLGNEKIHRLTTQKTYELRIDLVNKSGSHFHAEYNSFHLGSMSEFYTLFIGKYSGTTGDQMLYHNNTRFTANNLDLDTNSKNCAVTYKGAWWFNSCYNSHLNGLYNKGPQWSGLSGLKSSSMKIRPLN, encoded by the exons ATGGTGTTCCGACTATGTCTCTGTATAGTGTTGCTTGTTGGTGGTGGATATGCCAACATATCCGGCGACTACTGTCAGGTTCTGGACAACTACGATACTTTCAAGACATCCATGGATAACTTCCTGGCTTCCAGGGATGAAACCTGTGGGAGTACGGACATGCGCAGTG ATTGTAGGAGCATCTTGGACGAGTTTCCGGAAACTGAGGACGGAGTTTACCGAATCAAACCGACAGATGGGAAGGGGTCATTTCTGGCCTACTGTGACATGACTGGCGGAGGATGGTTG GTATTTCAAAGGCGACTGGACGGGTCAGAAGATTTCTATCGAACCTGGTTTGAGTACATGGACGGATTTGGAAACCTCACCCGAGAGTTCTGGCTTG GAAATGAGAAGATACACCGACTGACGACGCAGAAAACCTATGAACTGAGAATCGACCTGGTGAACAAATCAGGAAGTCACTTCCATGCTGAGTATAACAGTTTCCACCTGGGCAGCATGTCAGAGTTCTACACTCTGTTCATCGGGAAATATTCAGGAACAACTG GAGATCAGATGTTGTATCACAACAACACCAGATTTACAGCAAATAATCTGGATCTGGATACAAACTCGAAGAACTGTGCTGTGACGTATAAAGGGGCTTGGTGGTTCAACTCGTGCTACAACTCACACCTGAATGGGCTGTACAATAAGGGACCCCAATGGAGTGGTTTGTCAGGACTTAAGTCTTCCTCCATGAAAATTCGACCTCTCAACTAA
- the LOC137287969 gene encoding fibrinogen C domain-containing protein 1-like — protein sequence MVFRLCLCVVLLVGGGYANISGDYCQVLDNYDTFKTSMDNFLASRDETCGNTDRRSDCKSMLDEFPEADDGVYRINPTDGKGSFLAYCDMTGGGWLVFQRRLDGSEDFYRTWFEYMDGFGNLTREFWLGNEKIHRLTKQKTYELRIDLVNKSGSHFFAEYNSFHLGSMSEFYTLFIGKYSGTAGDKMLYHNNTRFSAKNLDLDAQSGNCAVTHKGAWWFKSCYNSHLNGLYSVRPRWFGLSGLKFSSMKIRPLN from the exons ATGGTGTTCCGACTATGTCTGTGTGTAGTGTTGCTGGTTGGTGGTGGATATGCCAACATATCCGGCGACTACTGTCAGGTTCTGGACAACTACGATACTTTCAAGACATCCATGGATAACTTCCTGGCTTCCAGGGATGAAACCTGTGGAAACACGGACAGGCGCAGTG actgtaagagCATGTTGGACGAGTTTCCCGAAGCTGATGACGGAGTTTACCGAATCAACCCGACAGATGGGAAGGGGTCATTTCTGGCCTACTGTGACATGACTGGCGGAGGATGGTTG GTATTTCAAAGGCGACTGGACGGGTCAGAAGATTTCTATCGAACCTGGTTTGAATACATGGACGGATTTGGAAACCTCACCCGAGAGTTTTGGCTTG GAAATGAGAAGATACACCGACTGACGAAGCAGAAAACCTATGAACTGAGAATTGACCTGGTGAACAAATCAGGAAGTCACTTCTTTGCTGAGTACAACAGTTTCCACCTGGGCAGCATGTCAGAGTTCTACACTCTGTTCATCGGGAAATATTCAGGAACAGCTG gagACAAGATGTTGTATCACAACAACACCAGATTCAGTGCAAAGAATTTGGATCTTGATGCACAATCCGGGAACTGTGCTGTGACACATAAAGGGGCGTGGTGGTTCAAATCGTGCTACAACTCACATCTGAATGGTCTGTACAGTGTGAGACCTCGATGGTTTGGTTTGTCAGGACTTAAGTTTTCCTCCATGAAGATTCGACCTCTCAACTAA
- the LOC137287949 gene encoding fibrinogen C domain-containing protein 1-like → MVFRLCLCVVLLVGGGYANISGDYCQVLDNYDTFKTSMDNFLASRDETCGNTDRRSDCKSMLDEFPEAEDGVYRINPTDGKGSFLAYCDMTGGGWLVFQRRLDGSEDFYRTWFEYMDGFGNLTREFWLGNEKIHRVTKQKTYELRIDLVNKSGSHFYAEYNNFHLGGMSEFYTLFIGKYSGTTGDQMLYHNNTRFTANNLDLDTNSKNCAVTYKGAWWFNSCYNSHLNGLYSKGPKWSGLSGLKSSSMKIRPLN, encoded by the exons ATGGTGTTCCGACTATGTCTGTGTGTAGTGTTGCTGGTTGGTGGTGGATATGCCAACATATCCGGCGACTACTGTCAGGTTCTGGACAACTACGATACTTTCAAGACATCCATGGATAACTTCCTGGCTTCCAGGGATGAAACCTGTGGAAACACGGACAGGCGCAGTG actgtaagagCATGTTGGACGAGTTTCCCGAAGCTGAGGACGGAGTTTACCGAATCAACCCGACAGATGGGAAGGGGTCATTTCTGGCCTACTGTGACATGACTGGCGGAGGGTGGTTG GTATTTCAAAGGCGACTGGACGGGTCAGAAGATTTCTATCGAACCTGGTTTGAATACATGGACGGATTTGGAAACCTCACCCGAGAGTTTTGGCTTG GAAATGAGAAGATACACAGAGTGACGAAGCAGAAAACCTATGAACTGAGAATCGACCTGGTGAACAAATCAGGAAGTCACTTCTATGCCGAGTACAACAATTTCCACCTGGGCGGCATGTCAGAGTTCTACACTCTGTTCATCGGGAAATATTCAGGAACAACTG GAGATCAGATGTTGTATCACAACAACACCAGATTTACAGCAAATAATCTGGATCTGGATACAAACTCGAAGAACTGTGCTGTGACGTATAAAGGGGCTTGGTGGTTCAACTCGTGCTACAACTCACACCTGAATGGACTGTACAGTAAGGGACCAAAATGGAGTGGTTTGTCAGGACTTAAGTCTTCCTCCATGAAGATTCGACCTCTCAACTAA